In a genomic window of Mycolicibacillus parakoreensis:
- the ipdC gene encoding (3aS,4S,5R,7aS)-5-hydroxy-7a-methyl-1-oxo-octahydro-1H-indene-4-carboxyl-CoA dehydrogenase, with amino-acid sequence MRLRTPLTDLIGIDHPVVQTGMGWVAGARLVTATANAGGLGILASATMTLDELAAAIAKVKAGTDKPFGVNIRADAADADERVDLMIREGVKVASFALAPKPELIEKLKNAGAVVIPSVGAAKHAKKVASWGADAVIVQGGEGGGHTGPVATTLLLPSVLDAVADTDLLVIAAGGFFDGRGLAAALSYGAAGVAMGTRFLLTSDSTVPDAVKQRYLAAGLDGTVVSTRVDGMPHRVLRTGLVEKLEGGSRLRGFTAAVRNAAKFKKMSQMSWGSMVKDGLAMRSGKELTWSQVVMAANTPMLLKAGLVEGNTDAGVLASGQVAGIVADLPSCAQLIDEIVVEAVAQLRAASALIC; translated from the coding sequence ATGCGACTGCGCACCCCGCTGACCGATCTGATCGGGATCGACCACCCGGTGGTGCAGACCGGGATGGGCTGGGTGGCCGGGGCCCGGCTGGTGACCGCCACCGCCAACGCCGGCGGGCTGGGCATCCTCGCCTCGGCGACGATGACCCTCGACGAGCTGGCCGCCGCGATCGCCAAGGTCAAGGCCGGCACCGACAAGCCGTTCGGGGTCAACATCCGCGCCGACGCCGCCGACGCCGACGAGCGGGTGGACCTGATGATCCGCGAAGGGGTCAAGGTCGCCTCGTTCGCGCTGGCGCCGAAACCGGAGCTGATCGAGAAACTGAAAAACGCCGGCGCGGTGGTGATCCCGTCGGTGGGGGCGGCCAAACACGCCAAGAAGGTCGCGTCGTGGGGTGCGGACGCGGTGATCGTCCAGGGCGGCGAGGGCGGCGGGCACACCGGCCCGGTGGCCACCACCTTGCTGCTGCCGTCGGTGCTCGACGCGGTCGCCGACACCGACCTGCTGGTCATCGCCGCCGGCGGGTTCTTCGACGGCCGGGGGCTGGCCGCCGCCCTGAGCTACGGGGCCGCCGGGGTGGCCATGGGCACCCGGTTTCTGCTCACCTCCGATTCGACGGTGCCCGACGCGGTCAAACAGCGGTATCTGGCCGCCGGGCTGGACGGCACCGTGGTCTCCACCCGCGTCGACGGCATGCCGCACCGGGTGCTGCGCACCGGGCTGGTGGAGAAACTGGAGGGCGGCTCGCGGCTGCGCGGGTTCACCGCCGCGGTGCGCAACGCCGCCAAGTTCAAAAAGATGTCGCAGATGAGCTGGGGGTCGATGGTCAAAGACGGCCTGGCGATGCGGTCCGGCAAGGAGCTGACCTGGTCGCAGGTGGTGATGGCCGCCAACACCCCGATGCTGCTCAAGGCCGGGCTGGTCGAGGGCAACACCGACGCCGGGGTGCTGGCCTCCGGCCAGGTGGCCGGCATCGTCGCGGACCTGCCGTCGTGCGCGCAGCTCATCGACGAGATCGTGGTCGAGGCCGTCGCGCAGCTGCGGGCCGCGTCGGCGCTGATCTGCTGA
- the ipdB gene encoding cholesterol ring-cleaving hydrolase subunit IpdB: MSMVSRAEICVTACAEMFRDAGEIMVSPMTTVVGVGARLARLTFSPDILLTDGEARLLADTPALGAAGAIEGWMPFHRVFETLAWGRRHVVMGANQIDRYGNQNISAFGPLQHPTRQMFGVRGAPGNTINHATSYFVGNHSTRVFADAVDVVSGIGYDKIDADNPAYRFVDIHRVVSNLGVFDFGGPGNTMRALSLHPGVSAAEVAEKTSFPVAGLDSAEETRPPTEDELTLIREVIDPKSLRDKEVRS; the protein is encoded by the coding sequence ATGAGCATGGTCAGCCGAGCCGAAATCTGTGTGACCGCCTGCGCGGAGATGTTCCGCGACGCCGGGGAGATCATGGTCTCGCCGATGACCACCGTGGTCGGCGTCGGGGCGCGGCTGGCCCGGCTGACGTTCTCCCCCGACATCCTGCTCACCGACGGCGAGGCCCGCCTTCTGGCCGACACCCCGGCTCTGGGCGCCGCCGGCGCCATCGAGGGCTGGATGCCGTTCCACCGGGTGTTCGAGACGCTGGCCTGGGGGCGGCGCCACGTGGTGATGGGCGCCAACCAGATCGATCGGTACGGCAACCAGAACATCTCCGCGTTCGGCCCGCTGCAGCACCCCACCCGGCAGATGTTCGGGGTGCGCGGCGCGCCGGGCAACACCATCAACCACGCCACCAGCTACTTCGTCGGCAACCACTCCACCCGGGTGTTCGCCGACGCCGTCGACGTGGTCTCCGGGATCGGCTACGACAAGATCGACGCCGACAACCCCGCCTACCGGTTCGTCGACATCCACCGGGTGGTCTCCAACCTCGGGGTGTTCGACTTCGGCGGACCGGGCAACACCATGCGGGCGCTGAGCCTGCACCCCGGCGTCAGCGCCGCCGAGGTCGCCGAGAAGACGTCGTTTCCGGTCGCCGGGCTGGACAGCGCCGAGGAGACCCGCCCGCCCACCGAGGACGAACTGACCCTGATCCGGGAGGTCATCGACCCGAAGTCGCTGCGCGACAAGGAAGTCCGGTCATAA
- the ipdA gene encoding cholesterol ring-cleaving hydrolase subunit IpdA, whose translation MSDKLTTLDEAVAGIEPGMTIGLGGWGSRRKPMALVRALLRTDVTDLTVVTYGGPDLGLLCAAGKVARVYYGFVSLDSPPFYDPWFAKARTSGSIEAREMDEGMLRGGLQAAAARLPFVPTRAGLGSSVPDFWDGELKTVTSPYPTDGHHETLIAMPALRLDAALVHLNLADARGNAAYTGIDPYFDDLYLMAADRRILSAEKVVPTAELIEAVPPQALLANRMMTDVVVEAPGGAHFTTAEPDYRRDEKFQRHYAEAAGSEQGWAQFTATYLSGSEADYQAAVRRFQEES comes from the coding sequence ATGAGCGACAAACTGACCACCCTCGACGAGGCGGTCGCCGGCATCGAGCCCGGCATGACGATCGGCCTGGGCGGCTGGGGGTCGCGGCGCAAGCCGATGGCGCTGGTGCGCGCGCTGCTGCGCACCGACGTCACCGACCTGACCGTGGTCACCTACGGCGGCCCGGACCTGGGGCTGCTGTGCGCGGCGGGCAAGGTGGCCCGGGTCTACTACGGGTTCGTCTCGCTGGACTCCCCGCCGTTCTACGACCCGTGGTTCGCGAAGGCGCGCACGTCCGGTTCGATCGAGGCCCGCGAGATGGACGAGGGCATGCTGCGCGGCGGGCTGCAGGCCGCCGCCGCCCGGTTGCCGTTCGTGCCCACCCGCGCCGGGCTGGGCTCCTCGGTGCCCGACTTCTGGGACGGCGAACTCAAGACCGTCACCTCGCCGTATCCCACCGACGGCCACCACGAGACGCTGATCGCGATGCCGGCGCTGCGCCTCGACGCCGCCCTGGTGCACCTCAACCTCGCCGATGCCCGCGGCAACGCCGCCTACACCGGCATCGACCCCTACTTCGACGACCTGTACCTGATGGCCGCCGACCGCCGGATCCTGTCGGCGGAGAAGGTCGTGCCGACCGCGGAACTGATCGAGGCGGTGCCGCCGCAGGCGCTGCTGGCCAACCGGATGATGACCGACGTGGTGGTCGAAGCCCCCGGCGGGGCGCACTTCACCACCGCCGAACCCGACTACCGGCGCGACGAGAAATTCCAGCGCCACTACGCCGAGGCGGCCGGCTCCGAGCAGGGCTGGGCGCAGTTCACCGCGACCTATCTGTCCGGCAGCGAGGCCGACTACCAGGCGGCGGTGCGCCGCTTCCAGGAGGAATCATGA
- the echA20 gene encoding (7aS)-7a-methyl-1,5-dioxo-2,3,5,6,7,7a-hexahydro-1H-indene-carboxyl-CoA hydrolase, producing the protein MPITSTTVEPGIVAVTVDYPPVNAIPSAGWFELAEALTAAGADTATHAVILRATGRGFNAGVDIKEMQTTEGFSALIDANRGCFAAFKAVYECAVPVIAAVNGFCVGGGIGLVGNADVIVASDDAKFGLPEVERGALGAATHLSRLVPQHLMRRLFFTAATVDAATLAHFGSVHEVVARDDLDEAALRVARDIAAKDTRVIRAAKEALNLIDVQKVNSSYRMEQGFTFELNLAGVADEHRDAFAGTEKGKK; encoded by the coding sequence ATGCCGATCACCTCCACCACCGTCGAACCGGGCATCGTCGCGGTCACCGTCGACTACCCCCCGGTCAACGCGATCCCGTCGGCCGGCTGGTTCGAGCTGGCCGAGGCGCTCACCGCCGCCGGCGCCGACACGGCCACCCACGCGGTGATCCTGCGCGCGACCGGCCGCGGCTTCAACGCCGGGGTCGACATCAAGGAGATGCAGACCACCGAGGGGTTCAGCGCGCTGATCGACGCCAACCGCGGCTGCTTCGCCGCGTTCAAGGCGGTCTACGAGTGCGCGGTGCCGGTGATCGCCGCGGTCAACGGCTTCTGCGTGGGCGGGGGCATCGGTCTGGTCGGCAACGCCGACGTGATCGTGGCCTCCGACGACGCGAAGTTCGGTCTGCCCGAGGTGGAGCGCGGCGCGCTGGGCGCGGCCACCCACCTGTCCCGGCTGGTGCCCCAGCACCTGATGCGCCGGCTGTTTTTCACCGCCGCCACCGTCGACGCCGCCACCCTGGCCCACTTCGGGTCGGTGCACGAGGTGGTGGCGCGCGACGACCTCGACGAGGCCGCGCTGCGGGTGGCCCGCGACATCGCCGCCAAGGACACCCGGGTGATCCGGGCGGCCAAGGAGGCGCTGAACCTCATCGACGTGCAGAAGGTCAACTCCAGCTACCGCATGGAGCAGGGCTTCACCTTCGAGCTGAACCTGGCCGGGGTGGCCGACGAACACCGCGACGCCTTCGCCGGCACCGAGAAGGGGAAGAAATGA
- a CDS encoding SDR family oxidoreductase, with the protein MADPGVDAINLGLSGRVVLVTGGVRGVGAGISAVFAEQGATVVTCARRPVDGLPHEFHACDVRDDAAVAAMIAAIAERHGRLDAVVNNAGGSPYALAADASANFHRKIVELNLLGPLSVAQHANAVMQTQDRGGAIVNISSVSAHRPSPGTAAYSAAKAGVDSLTTTLAVEWAPKVRVNSVIVGMVETEQSALFYGDADSVAAVAATVPLGRLATPADVGWAAAYLSSTAASYVSGATLAVHGGGEPPAYLGASSANK; encoded by the coding sequence GTGGCTGATCCTGGTGTAGACGCGATCAACCTCGGCTTGAGCGGCCGGGTGGTGCTGGTGACCGGCGGGGTGCGCGGTGTCGGCGCGGGCATCTCCGCGGTCTTCGCCGAGCAGGGCGCGACGGTGGTGACCTGCGCGCGCCGTCCGGTCGACGGCCTGCCGCACGAGTTCCACGCCTGCGACGTGCGTGACGACGCCGCGGTCGCCGCGATGATCGCCGCGATCGCCGAGCGGCACGGCCGCCTCGACGCGGTGGTCAACAACGCCGGCGGCTCGCCGTACGCGCTGGCCGCCGACGCGTCGGCCAACTTTCACCGCAAGATCGTCGAGTTGAACCTGCTCGGCCCGCTGTCGGTGGCCCAGCACGCCAACGCGGTGATGCAGACCCAGGACCGCGGTGGGGCGATCGTCAACATATCCAGCGTCTCGGCGCACCGGCCGTCCCCGGGCACCGCGGCCTACAGTGCGGCCAAGGCCGGGGTGGACAGCCTGACCACCACCCTGGCGGTGGAGTGGGCGCCGAAGGTGCGGGTGAACTCGGTGATCGTCGGGATGGTGGAGACCGAGCAGTCCGCACTGTTCTACGGTGACGCCGACTCGGTGGCCGCGGTGGCCGCCACCGTGCCGCTGGGCCGGCTGGCCACTCCCGCCGACGTCGGCTGGGCGGCGGCCTATCTCAGTTCCACCGCGGCGTCCTATGTCAGCGGCGCCACGCTGGCGGTGCACGGCGGCGGGGAGCCGCCGGCCTACCTCGGCGCCTCCAGCGCCAACAAGTAA
- a CDS encoding SDR family oxidoreductase: MGLLDGRVVIVTGAGGGIGRAHALAFAAEGARVVVNDIGVGLDGSPAGGGSAAQTVVDEIVAAGGEAIANGSNVADWGAAEQLIAAAVEHFGGLDVLVNNAGIVRDRMLANTSEEEFDAVVAVHLKGHFATMRHAAAHWRAQAKAGAGVDARIINTTSGAGLQGSVGQANYSAAKAGIAALTLVASAELGRYGVTVNAIAPAARTRMTETVFAEMMATQESDFDAMAPENVSPLLAWLASVEARDVTGQVFEVEGGLIRVAEGWAHGPQVDKGARWDPAELGPVVADLLGKARAAVPVYGSA; the protein is encoded by the coding sequence ATGGGACTTCTCGACGGCCGCGTGGTCATCGTCACCGGCGCCGGCGGCGGCATCGGGCGCGCGCACGCGCTGGCGTTCGCCGCCGAGGGCGCGCGGGTGGTGGTCAACGACATCGGGGTGGGCCTCGACGGCTCCCCGGCCGGCGGCGGCAGCGCCGCCCAGACCGTCGTCGACGAGATCGTCGCCGCCGGCGGCGAGGCGATCGCCAACGGCTCCAACGTCGCCGACTGGGGTGCGGCCGAGCAGTTGATCGCCGCCGCCGTCGAGCACTTCGGCGGGCTCGACGTGCTGGTCAACAACGCCGGGATCGTGCGTGACCGGATGCTGGCCAACACCAGCGAAGAGGAGTTCGACGCCGTCGTCGCGGTGCACCTCAAGGGCCACTTCGCCACCATGCGCCACGCCGCGGCCCACTGGCGCGCCCAGGCCAAGGCCGGTGCCGGCGTCGACGCCCGCATCATCAACACCACCTCCGGGGCCGGGCTGCAGGGCAGCGTCGGGCAGGCCAACTACTCGGCGGCCAAGGCCGGCATCGCCGCGCTGACCCTGGTGGCCTCGGCGGAGTTGGGCCGCTACGGGGTGACCGTCAACGCGATCGCGCCGGCGGCGCGCACCCGGATGACCGAGACCGTGTTCGCCGAGATGATGGCCACCCAGGAGTCCGACTTCGACGCGATGGCCCCCGAGAACGTCTCCCCGCTGCTGGCCTGGCTGGCCAGTGTGGAGGCCCGCGACGTCACCGGGCAGGTCTTCGAGGTCGAGGGCGGGCTCATCCGGGTCGCCGAGGGCTGGGCGCACGGCCCGCAGGTGGACAAGGGCGCGCGCTGGGACCCGGCCGAACTCGGCCCCGTGGTCGCCGATCTGCTGGGCAAGGCCCGCGCCGCCGTGCCGGTGTACGGCTCGGCCTGA
- a CDS encoding nitroreductase family deazaflavin-dependent oxidoreductase, with the protein MAETPAAPRALNSPVTGVIIKWMSRANTAIYKATNGRLGGKWRLGSQRFGDVPPVGILTTIGRKSGQPRESPLLYLREGDRVVLVASQGGRATNPMWYLNLKANPAVTFRIRGEVLALTAREATEAERGEYWPKLDAMYPDFADYRSFTTREIPIVICE; encoded by the coding sequence ATGGCTGAGACCCCCGCCGCGCCGCGCGCACTGAACTCACCGGTCACCGGCGTCATCATCAAGTGGATGTCGCGGGCCAACACCGCGATCTACAAGGCCACCAACGGCCGCCTCGGCGGCAAGTGGCGTCTGGGCAGCCAACGCTTCGGTGACGTGCCGCCGGTGGGGATTCTCACCACGATCGGGCGCAAGTCCGGGCAGCCGCGCGAGTCTCCGCTGCTGTATCTGCGCGAAGGAGATCGGGTGGTGCTGGTGGCCTCCCAGGGCGGACGCGCCACCAACCCGATGTGGTATCTGAACCTCAAGGCCAACCCGGCGGTGACGTTCCGCATCCGCGGCGAGGTGCTGGCGCTCACGGCCCGTGAGGCCACCGAGGCCGAGCGCGGCGAGTACTGGCCGAAACTCGACGCGATGTACCCCGATTTCGCCGACTACCGCTCGTTCACCACCCGCGAGATCCCGATCGTCATCTGCGAGTAG
- a CDS encoding steroid 3-ketoacyl-CoA thiolase has translation MGTPVIVEATRSPIGKRNGWLSGLHATELLGAVQKALLAKAGVDPGDVEQAIGGCVTQYGEQANNITRQSWLVAGLPEEVGATTIDCQCGSGQQANHLIAGLIATGAIDIGVACGIEAMSRVGLGENGGGARSASWDIDLPNQFEAAERIAKRRGIGRADLDAFGLRSQQLAARAWAEGRFDREISPIEAPVIDENKRPTAEWNTVRRDQGLRETTAEGLAALNPVVEGGSHTAGTSSQISDGAAAVLWMDEDKAKALGLTPRARIVSQALVGAETYYHLDGPVQSTEKVLAKAGMKIGDIDLVEINEAFASVVLSWASVHNPDMDTVNVNGGAIALGHPVGCTGSRLITTALHELERTDSSTALITMCAGGALSTGTILERI, from the coding sequence ATGGGCACACCTGTCATCGTCGAAGCTACCCGCAGTCCGATCGGCAAACGCAACGGCTGGCTGTCCGGCCTGCACGCCACCGAACTGCTCGGCGCGGTGCAGAAGGCACTGCTGGCCAAGGCCGGCGTCGACCCGGGCGACGTGGAGCAGGCCATCGGCGGGTGTGTCACCCAGTACGGCGAGCAGGCCAACAACATCACCCGCCAGTCCTGGCTGGTGGCCGGGCTGCCCGAAGAGGTCGGGGCCACCACGATCGACTGTCAGTGCGGCAGCGGTCAGCAGGCCAACCACCTGATCGCCGGGCTGATCGCCACCGGCGCGATCGACATCGGGGTGGCCTGCGGTATCGAGGCGATGAGCCGGGTCGGCCTCGGGGAGAACGGCGGCGGGGCACGCTCGGCGTCGTGGGACATCGATTTGCCCAACCAGTTCGAGGCCGCCGAGCGGATCGCCAAACGCCGCGGCATCGGCCGCGCCGACCTCGACGCGTTCGGGCTGCGCTCCCAGCAGCTGGCCGCCCGGGCGTGGGCCGAGGGCCGCTTCGACCGGGAGATCTCGCCGATCGAGGCCCCGGTGATCGACGAGAACAAACGCCCCACCGCCGAGTGGAACACCGTGCGCCGCGACCAGGGCCTGCGCGAGACCACCGCCGAGGGGCTCGCCGCGCTCAACCCGGTCGTCGAGGGCGGCAGCCACACCGCCGGCACCTCCTCGCAGATCTCCGACGGGGCCGCGGCGGTGCTGTGGATGGATGAGGACAAGGCCAAGGCGCTCGGCTTGACCCCGCGGGCCCGCATCGTCAGCCAGGCGCTGGTGGGCGCCGAGACCTACTACCACCTCGACGGGCCGGTGCAGTCCACCGAGAAGGTGCTGGCCAAGGCCGGGATGAAGATCGGCGACATCGACCTGGTGGAGATCAACGAGGCGTTCGCCTCGGTGGTGCTGTCGTGGGCGTCGGTGCACAACCCCGACATGGACACCGTCAACGTCAACGGCGGGGCGATCGCGTTGGGCCACCCGGTGGGCTGCACCGGCTCGCGGCTGATCACCACCGCGCTGCACGAACTGGAGCGCACCGACTCCTCCACCGCGCTGATCACCATGTGCGCCGGCGGCGCGCTGTCCACCGGCACCATCCTCGAGCGGATCTAG
- a CDS encoding cytochrome P450, with amino-acid sequence MSSQPSPSCPVDLTDPDIYAERIPTEELAELRKNSPITWIDQPDGKSGGFNDGGYWAITKHKDVKEVSLRSDVFSSAANTAIPRFTDDIPRENIDLQSVVLLNMDAPAHTRQRRIVSRGFTPRAIGRLREELTERAQTIARGAAASGSGDFVEQVASELPLQAIAGLLGVPQDDRGKLFEWSNQMTSYDDPEYAHYDEKASSMEIIAYSMKLAEEKRKNPGADIVTTLVEADIDGEKLTDDEFGFFVVLLAVAGNETTRNSITQGMMAFTEHPEQWELFKRERPETTADEIVRWASPVTSFQRTALEDTELSGVKIKKGQRVVMFYRSANFDEEVFDDPFSFDITRDPNPHVGFGGTGAHYCIGTHLARMTIQLQFEAIADHMPDLLPLSRPDRLRSGWLNAIKHWQVDYTGKCPV; translated from the coding sequence GTGTCATCTCAGCCCAGCCCCAGCTGTCCCGTCGACCTGACCGACCCGGACATCTATGCCGAGCGGATCCCGACCGAGGAACTCGCCGAGCTGCGCAAGAACTCCCCGATCACCTGGATCGATCAACCGGACGGCAAGTCCGGCGGGTTCAACGACGGCGGCTACTGGGCGATCACCAAGCACAAAGACGTCAAGGAGGTCTCGCTGCGCAGCGACGTGTTCTCCAGCGCCGCGAACACCGCGATCCCGCGGTTCACCGACGACATCCCGCGGGAGAACATCGACCTGCAGAGCGTCGTGCTGCTCAACATGGATGCGCCGGCGCACACCCGGCAGCGCCGGATCGTCTCCCGCGGGTTCACCCCGCGCGCGATCGGGCGGCTGCGCGAGGAGCTGACCGAACGGGCCCAGACGATCGCCCGCGGGGCCGCGGCGTCGGGTTCGGGGGACTTCGTCGAGCAGGTGGCCAGCGAGCTGCCGCTGCAGGCGATCGCCGGGCTGCTCGGGGTGCCGCAGGACGACCGCGGCAAGCTGTTCGAGTGGTCCAACCAGATGACCTCCTACGACGACCCCGAATACGCGCACTACGACGAGAAGGCCTCGTCGATGGAGATCATCGCCTACTCGATGAAACTCGCCGAGGAGAAGCGCAAGAACCCCGGCGCCGACATCGTGACCACTCTGGTGGAGGCCGACATCGACGGCGAGAAGCTCACCGACGACGAGTTCGGGTTCTTCGTGGTGCTGTTGGCCGTCGCCGGCAACGAGACCACCCGCAACTCGATCACCCAGGGCATGATGGCGTTCACCGAGCACCCCGAGCAGTGGGAGTTGTTCAAACGCGAGCGCCCGGAGACCACCGCCGACGAGATCGTGCGGTGGGCCAGCCCGGTCACGTCGTTTCAGCGCACCGCGCTCGAGGACACCGAGCTGTCGGGGGTCAAGATCAAAAAGGGCCAGCGGGTGGTGATGTTCTACCGGTCGGCGAACTTCGACGAGGAGGTCTTCGACGACCCGTTCTCGTTCGACATCACCCGCGACCCCAACCCGCACGTCGGGTTCGGCGGCACCGGGGCGCACTACTGCATCGGCACCCACCTGGCGCGCATGACCATCCAGCTGCAGTTCGAGGCGATCGCCGACCACATGCCCGACCTGTTGCCGTTGAGCCGACCCGACCGGCTGCGCTCGGGCTGGCTCAACGCGATCAAACACTGGCAGGTGGATTACACCGGCAAGTGCCCTGTGTAG
- a CDS encoding cytochrome P450 — MDSTTGPARPAVADGFDFLDPDVILRGIPDEAFAALRESAPVCWIAQPPGEGGGFHDGGYWAITKHRDVKEISLHSDVFSSYENCVIPRYPNDMKRENIELQRFVMLNMDAPAHTRLRRIISRGFTPRAIGRLREELTERAQTIAREAAAAGSGDFVEQISCELPLQAIAGLLGVPQDDRDKLFRWSNEMTGSEDPEYADIDPQASSMELIAYAMQLAEEKKNNPGPDIVTTLVEADIDGEKLSDDEFGFFVVMLAVAGNETTRNSISHGMVAFAEHPEQWELFKRERPETTADEIVRWATPVICFQRTALTDYELSGVKIEKGQRVVMFYRSANFDEEVFDDPFSFDITRDPNPHVGFGGTGAHYCIGTHLARMTIDLIFNAVADHVPDLAPLAKPERLRSGWLNGIKHWPVDYTGSCPVAH; from the coding sequence GTGGACAGCACGACCGGGCCGGCGCGTCCGGCCGTCGCCGACGGTTTCGATTTCCTCGACCCCGACGTCATCCTTCGGGGCATCCCCGACGAGGCGTTCGCGGCGCTGCGCGAGTCCGCACCGGTCTGCTGGATCGCCCAGCCGCCCGGTGAGGGCGGCGGCTTCCACGACGGCGGCTACTGGGCGATCACCAAACACCGTGACGTCAAAGAGATCTCGCTGCACAGCGACGTGTTCTCCAGCTACGAGAACTGTGTGATCCCGCGGTATCCCAACGACATGAAGCGGGAGAACATCGAGCTGCAGCGGTTCGTCATGCTCAACATGGACGCCCCGGCGCACACCCGGCTGCGGCGCATCATCTCCCGCGGGTTCACCCCGCGCGCGATCGGGCGGCTGCGCGAGGAGCTGACCGAGCGCGCCCAGACGATCGCCCGTGAGGCCGCGGCGGCGGGTTCGGGGGACTTCGTCGAGCAGATCTCCTGCGAGCTGCCGTTGCAGGCGATCGCCGGGCTGCTCGGGGTGCCGCAGGACGACCGGGACAAACTGTTCCGCTGGTCCAACGAGATGACCGGCAGCGAGGACCCCGAGTACGCCGACATCGATCCGCAGGCCTCGTCGATGGAGCTGATCGCCTACGCGATGCAGTTGGCCGAGGAGAAGAAGAACAACCCCGGCCCCGACATCGTGACCACCCTGGTGGAGGCCGACATCGACGGCGAGAAGCTCTCCGACGACGAGTTCGGGTTCTTCGTGGTGATGTTGGCCGTCGCCGGCAACGAGACCACCCGCAACTCGATCAGCCACGGCATGGTCGCCTTCGCCGAGCATCCCGAGCAGTGGGAGTTGTTCAAACGCGAGCGCCCGGAGACCACCGCCGACGAGATCGTGCGGTGGGCCACCCCGGTGATCTGTTTTCAGCGCACCGCGTTGACCGACTACGAGCTGTCGGGGGTGAAGATCGAAAAGGGCCAGCGGGTGGTGATGTTCTACCGGTCGGCGAACTTCGACGAAGAGGTCTTCGACGACCCGTTCTCGTTCGACATCACCCGCGACCCCAACCCGCACGTCGGGTTCGGCGGCACCGGGGCGCACTACTGCATCGGCACCCACCTGGCGCGCATGACCATCGATCTGATCTTCAACGCGGTCGCCGACCACGTCCCGGATCTGGCGCCGCTGGCGAAGCCGGAGCGACTACGGTCGGGGTGGCTCAACGGCATCAAACACTGGCCGGTCGACTACACCGGCAGCTGCCCGGTGGCGCACTGA
- a CDS encoding acyl-CoA dehydrogenase family protein, translating to MDFTPEPEQQAVADVVTSVLGRDNSWQALVSGGVTALAVPERLGGDGVGLPEVATALTEIGRHGTVSPALATLGLGLVPLLDLASASQQDRYLAGVGAGAVLTAALNEPAASLPETPSTTLSGHRLSGTKIGVPYAETADWMLVTTDNGVVVVSPTADGVQLTKTPAANHSDEYTVVFTDVAVADEDVLAGASVHRVNQLALAMIGAFASGLVAGALRLTADYVGTREQFGRPLSTFQTVAAQLSEVYIVSRTVTLAATSVVWRLANDLGDDALTEGDLGVLGYWITSQAPPMMQICHHLHGGMGMDIDYPMDRYYSTVKDLSRLLGGTSYRLDLVGV from the coding sequence GTGGATTTCACTCCCGAACCCGAGCAGCAGGCCGTCGCCGACGTGGTCACGTCGGTGCTGGGCCGCGACAACAGTTGGCAGGCGCTGGTCTCCGGCGGCGTCACCGCCCTGGCGGTGCCCGAACGCCTCGGCGGTGACGGGGTCGGTCTGCCGGAGGTGGCCACCGCACTGACCGAGATCGGCCGCCACGGTACCGTCAGCCCCGCCCTGGCCACCCTGGGCCTGGGGCTGGTGCCGTTGCTCGACCTCGCCTCGGCCTCCCAGCAGGACCGCTACCTCGCCGGTGTCGGCGCCGGTGCGGTGCTGACCGCCGCGCTGAACGAACCGGCGGCGTCGCTGCCCGAAACGCCGTCGACCACGCTGAGCGGTCACCGCCTGTCGGGCACCAAGATCGGCGTGCCCTACGCCGAGACCGCCGACTGGATGCTGGTCACCACCGACAACGGCGTGGTGGTGGTCTCACCGACGGCCGACGGTGTGCAACTGACCAAGACCCCCGCGGCCAACCACAGCGACGAGTACACGGTGGTGTTCACCGACGTGGCGGTGGCCGACGAGGACGTGCTGGCCGGGGCGAGCGTGCACCGGGTCAACCAGTTGGCGCTGGCGATGATCGGGGCGTTCGCCTCCGGTCTGGTCGCCGGTGCGCTGCGCCTGACCGCCGACTACGTCGGCACCCGTGAGCAGTTCGGCCGTCCGCTGTCGACGTTCCAGACGGTGGCCGCCCAGCTGTCGGAGGTCTACATCGTCTCGCGCACCGTCACCTTGGCGGCCACCTCGGTGGTGTGGCGGCTGGCCAACGACCTCGGCGATGACGCGCTCACCGAAGGCGACCTGGGCGTGCTCGGCTACTGGATCACCTCGCAGGCGCCGCCGATGATGCAGATCTGCCATCATCTGCACGGCGGGATGGGCATGGACATCGACTATCCGATGGACCGGTACTACTCGACGGTCAAGGATCTGTCTCGCCTGCTCGGGGGCACGTCGTACCGTCTCGACCTGGTGGGGGTGTAG